The window GCGAAGTCCTCGTGGTGGACGTTCCGTTCGGGCATGCCCACGGCCTTGAGCGACCGGCGCACGGAGCGGATCCAGGGCGACGGCCCGCAGATGAACGCGTCGCGGTCGGCGATGTCGGGCACCATGCGTTCGAGCACGTAGTCGTCGGTGCCCGCGACGTCGAGGACGGTGTCGGGGAGCCAGGAGCCGTCGCCGCGGCGTCGGCCCGGCAGCAGGTACAGGTCGATCCCGCGCTGCCGGGCGAGCTCGACGAGCTCGTCGCGGAAGATGGCGTGCTCGTCGTCGGTGTACCGGTAGACGAGCGCCGCCTCGCCGGGCGCGTACTGCGAGTCCTGGAGGATGCCGCGGAACGGCGTGATGCCCACCCCGGCGGCGAACAGCACCATGCGCGGCCGGGTCCGTCGCTCGGCCGTCATGGTGCCGTACGGTCCCTCGATCAGGACGGACGTGCCGGGGCGCAGCGTGGCCGCTCGCGCGGAGCTCTCGCCCACCGCGGCGATCGTGACCTCCAGCGAGCGCGGCCGCGGTGGCGCGGAGATCGTGTAGGGCTTGCCGCGCGACCAGCCCGGGCCGTCCAGGAACCGCCACACGAAGAACTGCCCGGATCGGGTCCCCATCCGGTCCAGGTGCCGGCCCCGCATGGAAACGGTGACGACGCCGGGAACCTCCTGGTGCACCTGGGTGACACGTAGCCGGTGGTACCAGGACCGCCACAGCGGCACGCCGAGCCGGAAGACCAGCACCGCAGCGAGCGCCGACAGGTACAAACCCCAGAAGAAGATCTGCGTCCAGAGCTCGTGGAAGTGGGTGCCGTCGAACACCTGGTGCGGGAACGCGAGGCCCATGCCGAGGTAGGAGTACAGGTGCAGCAGGTGCCACGACTCGTACCGCAGCCGCTTGCGCGCCCACCGGATCGACGTCACTACGACCACGATGAGCATCAGCGTGCCGAGCGTGGCCCAGATCATCCACGGGTCGGTCACGAACAGGGCCCACAGCGCGCCGAAGACGTCGCCGCGCGGTTCCTCGGTGCGTTCGATCGCGAACAGCACGACGTGCGCGATCATCAGCCAGAACGACCAGTAGCCGACCTGGCGGTGGCGCCGGGCCAGCACGTCGTGGCCCCAGGACTGTTCCACCCAGGGGATCCGGGCCAGGAAGAAGACCTGCAGCACCATGAGGTTCGAGGAGAGCAGCCCGGTGAGCAGGGCCTGGGACCCGATCGCGTACTCGGGGTAGACGAAGGTCTGCAGGTAGCCACCGCTGCGCACCCAGATCCACGTGGTGAGCACGAGGCTGCCGAGGGCGAGGATGCCCAGCAGGTCGGCGATCAGTGCCTGGCGGGTCTTGCGGCGTGGTCGGGTGACAGGCATGGGCTGGGTGCTCTGCCAGGGGACGGCGAGCACCTGGGTCCGTGTGTCGGTCATGCGGTCCAGCGTGGGCAACCAGATTGTGGCCCGGTTAAGAGATCGGAGAGAAGTAAGAGAACTCTGAGAACCAGGCTCCCAGCGGCCCGTTGCGCAGGCCGTTCCCAGGACCGGCGCTCAGAATCGAAGCGATGATCTCTCACCCCTCGGTCGACGCACTCGTGGTCGACGACGATCCCGCCGTGCGCGCCGTACTGGCCGACGGCCTGGCCCGGCACGACATGACCGTGCGCGAGGCGGCCGACGGGACCGCGGCCCTGGCGGAGTTCGCGGCTCGCCCGCCGGACATCGCGGTGGTCGACGTCGGTCTGCCGGGCATCAGCGGCGTCGAGCTTGTGCGCCGCCTGCGCACCGAGGGGCTGTCCCTGCCGCTGTGCATCCTGTCGGCCCGAGACGAGGTGGACGACCGGGTGCGCGGACTGGCCGCCGGCGCCGACGACTACGTGGTCAAGCCGTTCTCCGTGACCGAGCTCGCGGCCCGCCTGCACGCCCTGGTCAGGTTGCACCGGGTCCGTAGCGGCGGGCCGGTCGTCGTCGGCGACCTGGTGCTTGATCCGAGCCGACGGCTCACCACCCGCGCCGGCCGCGAGCTGGGCCTGACCACCCGGGAGTTCGAGCTGCTCCAGGCGCTGGCCGGCCGCCCCGGCCAGGTGCTGTCCCGGCGGCAGCTGCTGGAGCAGGTCTGGGGGTACACCTGGGACGTCGACACCAATGTTGTGGACGTGTTCATCGGCTACCTGCGCCGCAAGACCGAAGCGACCGGCGAACCACGGATGCTGCACACCGTCCGCGGCGTCGGCTTTGTGCTGCGGCCATGATCATGACCCGGCGCTTCACGGGCCTCTCCCGGCTCGCCCCACGCAGCCTCAGCGCGCGGCTCGCGCTCGCCACCGCGCTGGTGGTGCTCGCCGTCGTCGCCCTGGCGGGCACCGTCCTGGCCCTGCGCATGGATCAGCGGGACCGGGCCGAGGTCGACGCCGTGCTCGCCGAGCGGGCCACCCGGGTCGCCGACGACGCGGGCAAGCTGCTCGGCGACACCGCCGACCTGAACGGCGCCGGGCCCGACGACGAGTACGGCGAGCTGCTCAGCGGCAGCGACTCGCTGGTCCGCCTGCTCGACGACGACGGCGCGGTGGTCGCGCAGCGCGGCGCCACGCTCACCCCGGAACCGCCGGCGCCGGTCGCTGACGGGTACGCCGACATCGACGTCGACGGCGACCCGTGGCGCACCTACACCGTCACCACGGACGGGGTGCGGGTCCAGGTGCTGCAGACGCTGGTCCCGGTCGAGGCCCGCCTGGCGGACAACGTGCGCCTGGTCGCCCTCATCACGCTGGCCGCGGGCGCGCTCGCCGGGGCCGGGGGCTGGGCGGTCGCGCGCCTGGTGGTGCGGCCGGTCGGGCGGCTAACCGCCGGGGCGACGCGGATCGTCGCCGACCCCGACCCGGCTCACCGGATGCCGCACGTGACGGGGCCGCTGGAGGTGGCGACGCTGTCCGAGACGCTCAACGCCATGCTGGACCGGATCGCGGCGGCCACCGACTCCACGCGCCGGTTCACCGCCGACGTCGGGCACGAGCTGCGCGGGCCGCTCACCGTCGTCGGCGCCCACCTGGAGATCCTCGGGGCCGAGGCCGGCAGCGGGAACGGAGCCGACGCCGGAGCCGGGAGCGGGTCCGGGACGGACCGCCTCGCACCGGACCAGCGGGCCGCCGTCGAGGCGATGACCGAGCAGCACGCCCGCATGACCACCCTGCTCAGCGCCCTGCAGACGCTCGCGCGCGGTGACGCGGGCGCCCTGCCCGGCGCGGAGGAGATCGACGTGACGGTGCTGGTCCGGGAGACCGTGCGGCACGCCGCGCAGCGCCACCCCCAGGTCACGTGGAAAGGCCCACCGGACGATCGGGCCGGGGTCGGGTACGACGACGTGGTGGTGACCGGCTGGCGGGACGGCCTCCAGCTCGCGCTCGGCAACCTGCTCGACAACGCGGCGCTGCACGGCCGCCCGGCGGGCCGCGTGACCGTGTCGGTGGCGCGTTCGGGCGAGACCGTGGCGATCACCGTCGCCGACGACGGGCCCGGCGTCCCCGCGGTGGAACGTCCGGTAGTGACCGGACGCTTCGTGCGCGGAGCTCAGCCGCGCGGGCCAGGGTCCGGGCTGGGGCTCGCCCTGGTGGACCAGCAGGCGCGGCTGCACAGCGGAACTTTCACCCTCGGGGACGGCCCCGACGGGGGTCTCGCGGCGACGTTGACGCTCCGTCTGACGTGAGCCGCGCGGGCCCGCCAGGGACGGTTGAAAACTGGTGGCCCCACAGGCGGCATTCAGCAGCGATACTTAATGGGTGACTACGTCCAGCGAAACCCCTGCCCTTGCAGGAGCAGAGATCCCGGTAGAGCTTCTTTTCCGGGTTCCGTACGGCAAGGTTCTGCACGGCAGGGACTGTACGCACCTGTCCGCGGACCGCCTGGCCTCCCTGCAGCCCGCGACCGAGCTCGACAAGCAGAAGTTCAAGGTCTGCAAGACCTGCCTCGTGG is drawn from Promicromonospora sp. Populi and contains these coding sequences:
- a CDS encoding response regulator transcription factor encodes the protein MISHPSVDALVVDDDPAVRAVLADGLARHDMTVREAADGTAALAEFAARPPDIAVVDVGLPGISGVELVRRLRTEGLSLPLCILSARDEVDDRVRGLAAGADDYVVKPFSVTELAARLHALVRLHRVRSGGPVVVGDLVLDPSRRLTTRAGRELGLTTREFELLQALAGRPGQVLSRRQLLEQVWGYTWDVDTNVVDVFIGYLRRKTEATGEPRMLHTVRGVGFVLRP
- a CDS encoding ferric reductase-like transmembrane domain-containing protein; protein product: MTDTRTQVLAVPWQSTQPMPVTRPRRKTRQALIADLLGILALGSLVLTTWIWVRSGGYLQTFVYPEYAIGSQALLTGLLSSNLMVLQVFFLARIPWVEQSWGHDVLARRHRQVGYWSFWLMIAHVVLFAIERTEEPRGDVFGALWALFVTDPWMIWATLGTLMLIVVVVTSIRWARKRLRYESWHLLHLYSYLGMGLAFPHQVFDGTHFHELWTQIFFWGLYLSALAAVLVFRLGVPLWRSWYHRLRVTQVHQEVPGVVTVSMRGRHLDRMGTRSGQFFVWRFLDGPGWSRGKPYTISAPPRPRSLEVTIAAVGESSARAATLRPGTSVLIEGPYGTMTAERRTRPRMVLFAAGVGITPFRGILQDSQYAPGEAALVYRYTDDEHAIFRDELVELARQRGIDLYLLPGRRRGDGSWLPDTVLDVAGTDDYVLERMVPDIADRDAFICGPSPWIRSVRRSLKAVGMPERNVHHEDFAW
- a CDS encoding ATP-binding protein, encoding MIMTRRFTGLSRLAPRSLSARLALATALVVLAVVALAGTVLALRMDQRDRAEVDAVLAERATRVADDAGKLLGDTADLNGAGPDDEYGELLSGSDSLVRLLDDDGAVVAQRGATLTPEPPAPVADGYADIDVDGDPWRTYTVTTDGVRVQVLQTLVPVEARLADNVRLVALITLAAGALAGAGGWAVARLVVRPVGRLTAGATRIVADPDPAHRMPHVTGPLEVATLSETLNAMLDRIAAATDSTRRFTADVGHELRGPLTVVGAHLEILGAEAGSGNGADAGAGSGSGTDRLAPDQRAAVEAMTEQHARMTTLLSALQTLARGDAGALPGAEEIDVTVLVRETVRHAAQRHPQVTWKGPPDDRAGVGYDDVVVTGWRDGLQLALGNLLDNAALHGRPAGRVTVSVARSGETVAITVADDGPGVPAVERPVVTGRFVRGAQPRGPGSGLGLALVDQQARLHSGTFTLGDGPDGGLAATLTLRLT